A genomic segment from Streptomyces sp. NBC_00237 encodes:
- a CDS encoding TetR/AcrR family transcriptional regulator, protein MTTAASSPAYRRLSVEQRRVQLIDSALSLFAHRAPEDVSIDDVAEAAGVSRPLVYRYFPGGKVQLYEVALGSAADELKLCFAEPQSGPLTRRLASALDRYLAFVDTHDAGFSALLQGGSVVETSRTTATVDGVRREAAEQILLHLGVTDTAGPRLRMMVRTWISAVEAASLIWLDEDKQPPLPDLRDWMVDHFVGLLTVTSATDPQTADVTRAALALETAEGAAGVLARRVVPVVSRAAHLL, encoded by the coding sequence ATGACCACCGCCGCGTCCTCCCCCGCGTACCGCCGCCTCAGCGTGGAGCAGCGCCGCGTGCAGCTGATCGACTCGGCGCTGTCGCTGTTCGCCCACCGGGCGCCCGAGGACGTGTCGATCGACGACGTGGCGGAGGCCGCAGGGGTGTCGCGCCCCCTGGTCTACCGCTACTTTCCCGGCGGGAAGGTCCAGTTGTACGAGGTGGCCCTCGGCTCCGCAGCCGACGAGCTGAAGCTCTGTTTCGCCGAGCCGCAGTCGGGCCCGCTCACCCGCCGGCTCGCCAGCGCCCTCGACCGCTACCTGGCCTTCGTGGACACCCACGACGCCGGGTTCAGCGCCCTCCTCCAGGGCGGGAGCGTGGTCGAGACGTCCCGCACCACCGCCACCGTGGACGGCGTACGGCGCGAGGCCGCCGAGCAGATCCTCCTGCACCTGGGCGTGACCGACACGGCGGGTCCCCGGCTGCGCATGATGGTCCGGACGTGGATCTCCGCCGTCGAGGCCGCCTCCCTCATCTGGCTCGACGAGGACAAGCAGCCCCCGCTGCCCGACCTGCGCGACTGGATGGTCGACCACTTCGTCGGCCTGCTCACCGTCACCTCCGCCACCGACCCCCAGACGGCGGACGTGACCCGGGCGGCCCTCGCCCTGGAGACCGCCGAAGGGGCGGCCGGTGTGCTGGCCCGCCGGGTCGTGCCGGTGGTCTCCCGAGCCGCCCACCTGCTGTGA
- a CDS encoding HAMP domain-containing sensor histidine kinase encodes MRTAVRGKQADGDRPGRRVGAFGLRTRLVLAFLLVAAVSAGTTAALTYREARTALLKTAQDTAVASFREQVEMNTFSSSLENGNLKSNLRDIARKGKPRPWIVFAEYGTLRVSSGTSPVSGVITPELRRAALTTPRGSFERVVKDGVPYLTIAIPTVFKTTSQTTVLPTGLVVYAVMRMSDEQINVDALLTAARNGALPGLAVALLPGLIAARSVLRPVRELRRAARSMGSGQLDTRIQVRGSDELAELARTFNESAGNLEHSVRELRQAEARARRFASDVSHELRTPLAGMLAVTEVLDEDAGRLDGDTARAVRLISAETGKLAVLVEDLIEISRFDARAAELNADELDAAEAIRKTLANRHWTDGRFRTELPDGIRVRLDPRRFDLVVANLVGNALRHGAAPVTVRLRRGTGSDGTPVLVTEVADSGPGIRPEVLPHIFDRFYKADAARTRSAGSGLGLAIAAENVRLHGGEIRAGNLPEGGAVFTVEIPLFTEGNDA; translated from the coding sequence ATGCGGACGGCGGTGCGCGGGAAGCAGGCCGATGGAGACCGGCCGGGGCGGCGCGTGGGGGCGTTCGGGCTGCGCACCCGCCTGGTGCTGGCGTTCCTGCTGGTCGCGGCCGTGAGCGCCGGAACCACCGCCGCGCTGACCTACCGGGAGGCGCGTACCGCCCTGCTGAAGACCGCCCAGGACACGGCCGTCGCGTCGTTCCGCGAGCAGGTGGAGATGAACACCTTTTCCTCCTCCCTGGAGAACGGGAACCTGAAGTCCAACCTGCGCGACATCGCCCGCAAGGGCAAGCCGCGCCCCTGGATCGTCTTCGCCGAGTACGGCACGCTCCGCGTCTCGTCCGGCACCAGCCCCGTCTCCGGCGTCATCACCCCGGAGCTGCGGCGGGCCGCCCTGACCACGCCCCGGGGAAGCTTCGAGCGCGTGGTCAAGGACGGCGTCCCGTATCTGACCATCGCCATACCGACGGTCTTCAAGACCACGTCGCAGACGACGGTGCTGCCCACCGGTCTTGTCGTGTACGCCGTCATGCGGATGAGCGACGAGCAGATCAACGTCGACGCGCTCCTGACCGCCGCCCGCAACGGGGCCCTGCCAGGACTCGCCGTGGCCCTGCTGCCCGGCCTGATCGCCGCCCGCAGCGTGCTGCGTCCGGTACGGGAGCTGCGCCGGGCCGCCCGGAGCATGGGCAGCGGCCAGCTCGACACCCGCATCCAGGTGCGCGGCAGCGACGAACTGGCCGAGCTCGCCCGCACCTTCAACGAGTCCGCCGGAAACCTGGAGCACTCGGTGCGGGAACTGCGCCAGGCCGAGGCGCGCGCCCGCCGCTTCGCGTCCGACGTCTCGCACGAGCTGCGCACCCCCCTCGCCGGGATGCTCGCGGTGACCGAGGTCCTCGACGAGGACGCGGGACGGCTGGACGGCGACACCGCGCGTGCGGTGCGGCTGATCAGCGCGGAGACCGGGAAGCTCGCCGTCCTCGTCGAGGACCTGATCGAGATCTCCCGCTTCGACGCGCGCGCCGCCGAGCTGAACGCCGACGAACTCGACGCCGCCGAGGCCATTCGCAAGACCCTCGCCAACCGGCACTGGACGGACGGGAGGTTCCGCACCGAACTCCCCGACGGGATACGGGTACGGCTCGACCCGCGCCGCTTCGACCTCGTCGTCGCCAACCTCGTCGGCAACGCGCTGCGGCACGGGGCCGCCCCCGTCACCGTACGACTGCGTCGCGGGACCGGCTCCGACGGGACGCCCGTGCTGGTCACCGAGGTCGCCGACAGCGGACCCGGCATCAGGCCCGAGGTGCTGCCGCACATCTTCGACCGCTTCTACAAGGCGGACGCGGCGCGCACCCGCTCGGCGGGCAGCGGCCTGGGGCTGGCGATCGCCGCGGAGAATGTCAGACTGCACGGCGGGGAGATCCGCGCGGGAAACCTCCCAGAGGGGGGTGCCGTGTTCACCGTGGAGATACCGCTGTTCACGGAAGGGAACGACGCGTGA
- a CDS encoding peptidoglycan bridge formation glycyltransferase FemA/FemB family protein: MTALLVPPSSASPHEEHEEGALVLESITAGAYRAFLASRDGTALGAPFLQCPSWADVKEGWRSLLLGWGPDPRAGRLTGVALVLLRQLPGTRKYFAYLPEGPVADWADPDVDRWLGPLLDHLRGAGVFAVRIGPSPAYRRWDAALLKSLVHPGRRLGDVLASEVDPLGAAVTERLRARGWRRCGDEGSGGDGDAQPRHVFRVPLAGRSTEDLWAGLNQEWRRNVRRARKEGVEVVVGSAADLPEFFRLLRITEERDGFRLGRSLAYYERQYAALNAEEPGRMKLYLARHHGEVLAAHTMITVGRRAWYQTGASADHRREVRPSNALQWRMLLDAHARGADVYDMRGVPSTLDPSERTYGLLRWKLGTGGQVVETLGEWERPLDGTANRTLYRAFQAYLNRR, translated from the coding sequence GTGACAGCACTGCTCGTTCCGCCCTCGTCCGCGTCCCCCCACGAAGAGCACGAAGAGGGCGCCCTCGTGCTGGAGAGCATCACCGCCGGGGCCTACCGTGCCTTCCTCGCCTCCCGCGACGGCACGGCGCTCGGTGCGCCGTTCCTCCAGTGCCCGTCCTGGGCGGACGTCAAGGAGGGCTGGCGCTCCCTGTTGCTCGGCTGGGGTCCCGACCCCCGGGCGGGGCGGCTCACGGGGGTGGCGCTGGTGCTGCTGCGGCAGCTCCCGGGCACCCGGAAGTACTTCGCGTACCTGCCCGAGGGGCCGGTCGCGGACTGGGCGGATCCGGACGTCGACCGTTGGCTCGGGCCGCTGCTCGACCACCTGCGCGGCGCGGGCGTCTTCGCCGTACGCATCGGGCCGTCGCCCGCCTACCGGCGCTGGGACGCGGCCCTGCTGAAGTCGCTCGTCCACCCGGGCAGACGCCTCGGCGACGTCCTCGCCAGCGAGGTCGACCCGCTCGGCGCGGCGGTGACCGAACGGCTGCGGGCCCGTGGCTGGCGGCGCTGCGGCGACGAGGGTTCCGGCGGCGACGGGGACGCCCAGCCGCGCCACGTCTTCCGGGTGCCGCTCGCCGGGCGCAGTACCGAGGACCTGTGGGCCGGGCTCAACCAGGAGTGGCGGCGCAACGTCCGGCGGGCGCGGAAGGAGGGCGTGGAGGTGGTGGTGGGCAGCGCGGCCGATCTGCCCGAGTTCTTCCGGCTGCTGCGGATCACGGAGGAGCGCGACGGGTTCCGGCTGGGCCGCTCGCTCGCGTACTACGAGCGCCAGTACGCGGCGCTCAACGCCGAGGAGCCGGGCCGCATGAAGCTCTACCTCGCCCGGCACCACGGGGAGGTCCTCGCCGCGCACACCATGATCACGGTGGGGCGGCGGGCCTGGTACCAGACCGGTGCCTCCGCCGACCACCGCCGGGAGGTGCGGCCGTCCAACGCCCTCCAGTGGCGCATGCTGCTGGACGCCCACGCCCGGGGCGCTGACGTCTACGACATGCGCGGGGTACCCTCCACACTCGATCCAAGCGAACGTACGTACGGCCTGCTGCGGTGGAAACTCGGCACGGGAGGACAGGTCGTCGAGACGTTGGGGGAATGGGAGAGACCCTTGGACGGCACCGCCAACCGGACGCTGTACCGCGCCTTCCAGGCGTACTTGAACCGCCGGTGA
- a CDS encoding C40 family peptidase: MSRFKAAVVAAATVLAVTGGAAHPAQAAPGDPGGIGQLLTDLQRLYQQTEEATEAFNATAEKLTTQRTELARINGQLSRARVTLAEGKRAAGQLAREQYKGRGDYAYSSLVTLLTSSDPDHALAQGHTLRRAAAARALKVTRWQSDEKKADALATRARAALDTQQTLAVKQKKARDAVQARLKQVEATLAALTADELASLAALESRTTERAQRDLIGSGAFGPGGVRASRAPSREGDRALAYATRQLGKPYVWGAEGPDTFDCSGLTQQAWAAAGRTIPRTSQEQWAELPRVPLSALRPGDLVVYFPKATHVAIYLGNGQVVQAPRPGAHVKVSPIASNPVLGAVRPDPALAPLSSYVPPDLPTGRDVEGNESDAGYGAQNAPE; the protein is encoded by the coding sequence GTGTCGAGGTTCAAGGCCGCGGTGGTGGCGGCGGCGACGGTCCTGGCGGTGACCGGTGGCGCGGCGCATCCGGCGCAGGCCGCCCCGGGCGACCCCGGCGGCATCGGGCAGCTCCTCACCGACCTCCAGCGGCTCTACCAGCAGACCGAGGAGGCCACCGAGGCGTTCAACGCCACGGCGGAGAAGCTCACCACCCAGCGCACCGAACTGGCCCGTATCAACGGGCAGTTGAGCCGGGCCCGGGTCACCCTCGCCGAAGGCAAGCGGGCGGCGGGGCAGCTCGCCCGCGAGCAGTACAAGGGGCGCGGCGACTACGCGTACTCCTCACTCGTGACGCTGCTGACGTCCTCCGACCCGGACCACGCGCTCGCGCAGGGGCACACGCTGCGGCGGGCGGCGGCGGCCCGTGCCCTGAAGGTGACGCGGTGGCAGAGCGACGAGAAGAAGGCCGACGCCCTGGCGACCCGGGCGCGGGCCGCGCTCGACACGCAGCAGACCCTGGCCGTGAAGCAGAAGAAGGCGCGCGACGCGGTGCAGGCCCGCCTCAAGCAGGTCGAGGCGACGCTGGCCGCGCTCACCGCCGACGAACTCGCCTCGCTGGCCGCGCTGGAGAGCCGTACGACGGAGCGGGCACAGCGGGACCTGATCGGTTCGGGGGCCTTCGGACCCGGGGGCGTACGGGCTTCGCGCGCGCCCTCGCGGGAGGGCGACCGGGCACTGGCGTACGCGACCCGCCAGCTCGGCAAGCCGTACGTGTGGGGGGCGGAGGGGCCGGACACCTTCGACTGCTCCGGGCTCACCCAGCAGGCGTGGGCGGCGGCCGGGCGGACCATTCCGCGCACCAGCCAGGAGCAGTGGGCCGAGCTGCCCCGGGTGCCGCTGTCGGCGCTGCGCCCCGGCGACCTGGTCGTGTACTTCCCGAAGGCGACGCACGTGGCGATCTACCTGGGGAACGGTCAGGTCGTGCAGGCCCCGCGCCCCGGCGCTCACGTGAAGGTGTCGCCGATCGCTTCGAACCCGGTGCTGGGCGCGGTTCGCCCCGACCCGGCGCTCGCCCCGCTCTCCTCCTACGTGCCGCCGGACCTGCCGACGGGGCGTGACGTGGAGGGGAACGAGTCCGATGCCGGGTACGGGGCCCAGAACGCGCCCGAGTAG
- the murJ gene encoding murein biosynthesis integral membrane protein MurJ has product MLPESAPRAASAARSSVVMAAGSLVSRATGFVRSAVVAAAIGTIGTVPDGYAVGNALPTIVYMLLIGGALNAVFVPELVRAAKEHADGGAAYTDRLITVCVLALLVITSAGVWAAPAIIGVYTDYTGEQASMTIAFARYCLPQIFFLGVFTLLGQVLNARGRFGAMMWAPVLNNVVVIGVFGLYLGLGLGGGGTLSASDTALLGWGTTAGIAVQALALVPALRAARFRWRPRFDWRGSGLTRPLRAAGWLVLLVLANQAAYWVTTRLATTAGLEGGPGYGAYNNAYVLWVVPHGIITVSLLTALLPRMSAAAADRDDAAVRRDVSYALRSTSALIVPAACALFALAHPVMSLVFGHGRTSADDTAAMAGILMAFAPGLLAMSGQYVLSRTFYALGDTRTPFLLNLVIVVLNAGLSVTAAQVLPARWAVTGMAAAYALALFGGWVVTGLALSRRLGVARPWRSSAVVAQARLLVAAVLATALGYFAAYGAERAGALAAAAAGTAVIVLVFVLLARPLRLTELDALISGARRRVLPR; this is encoded by the coding sequence ATTCTCCCCGAGAGCGCCCCCAGGGCCGCCTCCGCAGCGCGCAGCAGTGTCGTCATGGCCGCGGGCTCCCTGGTGTCCCGGGCCACCGGCTTCGTGCGGTCCGCCGTCGTCGCGGCGGCGATCGGCACGATCGGGACCGTCCCGGACGGCTACGCCGTCGGCAACGCGCTGCCCACCATCGTCTACATGCTGCTCATCGGCGGCGCGCTGAACGCCGTCTTCGTGCCCGAGCTGGTCAGGGCGGCGAAGGAGCACGCCGACGGCGGGGCCGCGTACACCGACCGGCTCATCACGGTCTGCGTCCTGGCCCTGCTGGTGATCACCTCGGCCGGGGTGTGGGCGGCGCCCGCGATCATCGGCGTCTACACCGACTACACCGGCGAGCAGGCGTCGATGACGATCGCCTTCGCCCGCTACTGCCTGCCGCAGATCTTCTTCCTCGGTGTGTTCACGCTGCTGGGGCAGGTGCTCAACGCGCGCGGCCGGTTCGGCGCGATGATGTGGGCCCCGGTCCTCAACAACGTCGTCGTGATCGGTGTGTTCGGCCTGTATCTGGGCCTGGGTCTGGGCGGCGGGGGCACGCTCTCCGCGTCCGACACCGCGCTACTCGGCTGGGGCACCACCGCCGGGATCGCCGTCCAGGCGCTCGCCCTCGTACCGGCGCTGCGCGCGGCCCGGTTCCGCTGGCGGCCCCGGTTCGACTGGCGGGGCAGCGGGCTGACCCGTCCGCTGCGGGCGGCCGGATGGCTGGTGCTGCTGGTCCTGGCCAACCAGGCGGCGTACTGGGTCACGACCCGGCTGGCCACCACGGCGGGCCTCGAAGGGGGGCCCGGCTACGGCGCGTACAACAACGCCTATGTGCTGTGGGTCGTCCCGCACGGCATCATCACGGTCTCGCTGCTGACCGCGCTGCTGCCCCGGATGAGCGCGGCGGCCGCCGACCGGGACGACGCGGCCGTGCGGCGGGACGTCTCGTACGCCCTGCGCTCCACGTCCGCCCTGATCGTCCCGGCGGCCTGTGCGCTGTTCGCGCTCGCCCACCCGGTGATGTCCCTCGTCTTCGGGCACGGCAGGACGAGCGCGGACGACACCGCCGCCATGGCCGGGATCCTGATGGCGTTCGCGCCCGGGCTGCTCGCCATGTCGGGCCAGTACGTGCTGTCGCGCACCTTCTACGCGCTCGGCGACACCCGTACGCCCTTCCTGCTCAACCTGGTGATCGTCGTCCTCAACGCGGGTCTTTCGGTGACCGCCGCCCAGGTGCTGCCCGCCCGCTGGGCGGTGACCGGGATGGCGGCCGCCTACGCGCTGGCGCTCTTCGGGGGCTGGGTCGTCACGGGTCTCGCACTGAGCCGTCGCCTCGGAGTGGCCCGGCCGTGGCGGTCGTCGGCCGTCGTGGCGCAGGCGCGGCTGCTGGTCGCCGCCGTACTCGCCACCGCGCTGGGGTACTTCGCGGCGTACGGGGCGGAGCGGGCGGGCGCCCTGGCCGCCGCCGCTGCCGGAACGGCCGTCATCGTGCTCGTCTTCGTCCTGCTCGCCAGGCCGTTGCGGCTGACCGAGCTCGATGCGCTGATCTCCGGCGCACGCCGACGAGTACTGCCCCGCTGA
- a CDS encoding DUF742 domain-containing protein: MSAHTPTVGRLPIRGEGRRPARVRPYSLTGGRTRFTHVLLVETFVAALDTPELEPSPLRPELTGRQSGSRVSPEMQAIVEICRRMRTVAEIAALLKMPLGVVRVLLSDLADQGKIRVYGTGHGAGRPDRALLERVLHGLRRL, encoded by the coding sequence ATGAGCGCGCACACCCCCACAGTGGGACGCCTTCCGATACGCGGCGAGGGCCGCCGCCCCGCGCGCGTGCGCCCGTACTCCCTCACCGGGGGGCGGACGCGCTTCACGCACGTACTCCTGGTGGAGACGTTCGTGGCGGCCCTCGACACCCCGGAGCTCGAACCGTCCCCACTCAGGCCGGAGTTGACGGGCCGTCAGTCCGGAAGTCGGGTCAGCCCCGAGATGCAGGCGATCGTCGAGATCTGCCGCCGGATGCGCACCGTCGCGGAGATCGCCGCTCTGCTGAAGATGCCGCTGGGCGTGGTCCGCGTCCTGCTCAGTGACCTGGCCGACCAGGGAAAGATCCGCGTGTACGGAACCGGCCACGGAGCCGGACGCCCCGATCGCGCACTGCTGGAAAGGGTCCTCCATGGGCTCCGTCGCCTCTGA
- a CDS encoding ATP/GTP-binding protein has protein sequence MGSVASEAPIERPAPTEPLTEQAVPAWQLDHTRAPTATKIVVAGGFGVGKTTFVGSVSEITPLKTEAVMTTASEETDDLSATPDKTTTTVAMDFGRITLDDDLVLYVFGTPGQQRFWFMWDDLARGAIGAIVLADTRRLTDCFPALDYFESCGMPYLVAVNHFEGTDRYEPEDVREALSVPPHVPVLVMDARSRISVVDTLLGLVAHALDATPA, from the coding sequence ATGGGCTCCGTCGCCTCTGAAGCGCCGATCGAACGACCGGCACCCACCGAACCGCTGACCGAACAGGCTGTCCCCGCCTGGCAGTTGGACCACACCCGGGCCCCCACCGCCACCAAGATCGTGGTCGCCGGCGGCTTCGGCGTGGGCAAGACCACCTTCGTCGGATCGGTCTCCGAGATCACCCCGCTCAAGACCGAGGCGGTCATGACGACCGCCAGCGAGGAAACCGACGACCTGTCCGCCACGCCGGACAAGACGACGACCACCGTCGCGATGGACTTCGGCCGCATCACGCTCGACGACGACCTCGTCCTGTACGTGTTCGGCACACCGGGCCAGCAGCGGTTCTGGTTCATGTGGGACGACCTGGCGCGCGGCGCGATCGGCGCGATCGTCCTCGCCGACACCCGCCGCCTCACCGACTGCTTCCCGGCGCTCGACTACTTCGAGAGCTGCGGCATGCCCTACCTCGTGGCCGTCAACCACTTCGAGGGCACCGACCGCTACGAACCCGAGGACGTCCGCGAGGCGCTCAGCGTGCCGCCGCACGTCCCCGTCCTCGTCATGGACGCCCGCAGCCGCATCTCCGTCGTGGACACCCTGCTGGGCCTGGTCGCCCACGCCCTCGACGCCACCCCCGCCTGA
- a CDS encoding response regulator transcription factor → MPRVLLIEDDPAVREGVELGLRRRGHEVRSAATGEAGLAALDDFRPDLLLLDLMLPGMNGVQVCRRVREDSQLPIIMLTARGDDFDMIVGLEAGADDYIVKPARPDVIEARIRAVLRRIEVTGTDRPTVETHGDLTVDRAGLTVTKAGQRLALAPSELKLLLHLCAAPDRVFSRQQLLEHVWEHSYHADARLVDACVRRLRNKIEDDSGAPRYVQTLRGFGYRFGPL, encoded by the coding sequence ATGCCCCGCGTACTGCTCATCGAGGACGACCCCGCCGTGCGGGAGGGCGTCGAGCTCGGGCTGCGCCGCCGAGGCCACGAGGTGCGGTCGGCGGCCACCGGCGAGGCCGGGCTCGCCGCGCTGGACGACTTCCGGCCCGATCTGCTGCTGCTCGACCTGATGCTGCCCGGGATGAACGGCGTCCAGGTCTGCCGCCGCGTCCGCGAGGACAGCCAGCTGCCCATCATCATGCTGACCGCGCGCGGCGACGACTTCGACATGATCGTGGGCCTGGAGGCGGGCGCCGACGACTACATCGTCAAGCCCGCCCGCCCCGACGTGATCGAGGCGCGCATCCGGGCCGTACTGCGGCGCATCGAGGTGACGGGCACGGACCGGCCGACCGTCGAGACCCACGGCGACCTCACCGTCGACCGGGCCGGGCTGACCGTCACCAAGGCCGGTCAGCGCCTCGCGCTGGCCCCCTCGGAGCTGAAGCTGCTGCTGCACCTGTGTGCCGCCCCGGACCGGGTCTTCAGCCGCCAGCAACTGCTGGAGCACGTGTGGGAGCACAGCTACCACGCCGACGCGCGGCTGGTCGACGCGTGCGTCCGCCGCCTGCGCAACAAGATCGAGGACGACAGCGGCGCGCCCCGGTACGTCCAGACCCTGCGCGGCTTCGGCTACCGCTTCGGGCCGCTGTGA
- a CDS encoding styrene monooxygenase/indole monooxygenase family protein, with translation MRKILIVGAGQSGLQLALGLQSQGYEVTLMSNRTSDEIRSGKVMSTQCMFHTALTHERDLQLNFWESQAPRIEGLGVSVAAPDGERAVDWVGKLDGYAQSVDQRVKMAGWMDTFAQRGGQLVIHGAAVSDLDFFSRTYDLVLVSAGKGELVQLFGRDASRSPYDAPQRALAVAYVHGLGPRPEHPDFDAVRCNLVPGVGELFVMPTLTVSGRADILFWEGVPGGPVDAFKGIKDPAEHLSLTLELMEKFLPWEYARATKVELTDANGTLSGRYAPTVRHPIGRLPGGGAVLGVADVVVANDPITGQGSNSASKCAASYLDSIVSHGDADFDEAWMQRTFDRYWDTAQHVTKWTNAMLGVPPEHVLNLIGAAGQLPAVADRFANGFNDPSDFENFFYEPEKTNAYLASVAP, from the coding sequence ATGCGGAAGATCCTCATAGTCGGCGCCGGTCAGTCCGGTCTCCAGCTCGCCCTCGGCCTCCAGTCCCAGGGCTACGAAGTCACCCTGATGTCCAACCGCACGTCCGACGAGATCCGCTCCGGCAAGGTCATGTCGACGCAGTGCATGTTCCACACCGCCCTGACGCACGAGCGCGACCTCCAGCTCAACTTCTGGGAGTCCCAGGCCCCCCGCATCGAGGGACTCGGCGTCTCCGTCGCCGCCCCCGACGGCGAACGGGCCGTCGACTGGGTCGGCAAGCTCGACGGCTACGCCCAGTCCGTCGACCAGCGCGTGAAGATGGCCGGGTGGATGGACACCTTCGCGCAGCGCGGCGGCCAGCTCGTCATCCACGGCGCCGCCGTCTCCGACCTGGACTTCTTCTCCCGTACGTACGACCTGGTGCTGGTCTCGGCGGGCAAGGGCGAACTCGTCCAGCTCTTCGGCCGCGACGCCTCCCGCTCCCCGTACGACGCCCCGCAGCGCGCGCTGGCCGTCGCTTACGTCCACGGGCTCGGCCCGCGCCCCGAGCACCCGGACTTCGACGCGGTCCGCTGCAACCTGGTCCCCGGTGTCGGCGAGCTCTTCGTCATGCCGACCCTGACCGTGTCCGGCCGCGCCGACATCCTCTTCTGGGAGGGCGTCCCCGGCGGCCCCGTCGACGCCTTCAAGGGCATCAAGGACCCCGCCGAGCACCTCTCCCTCACCCTGGAACTGATGGAGAAGTTCCTGCCCTGGGAGTACGCCCGCGCCACCAAGGTCGAACTCACCGACGCCAACGGCACGTTGTCGGGCCGCTACGCCCCCACCGTCCGCCACCCGATCGGCCGCCTCCCCGGCGGCGGCGCGGTCCTGGGCGTCGCGGACGTCGTCGTCGCCAACGACCCGATCACCGGGCAGGGCTCCAACTCCGCGTCCAAGTGCGCCGCTTCCTACCTCGACTCGATCGTCTCGCACGGCGACGCGGACTTCGACGAGGCATGGATGCAGCGCACCTTCGACCGCTACTGGGACACCGCCCAGCACGTCACCAAGTGGACCAACGCCATGCTGGGCGTCCCCCCGGAGCACGTCCTGAACCTCATCGGTGCGGCGGGCCAACTCCCGGCCGTGGCAGACCGGTTCGCGAACGGCTTCAACGACCCGTCCGACTTCGAGAACTTCTTCTACGAGCCGGAGAAGACCAACGCCTACCTGGCCTCGGTCGCCCCCTAG
- a CDS encoding roadblock/LC7 domain-containing protein, which produces MTAPITYGLSTEARNLHWLLSNLVEEVPGLVSVAVVSSDGLLLLSSDPDHMLVDTAPRLVGPKGSTADLATIVSGLGSLTVGAASLMEGGGVKQTMVAMEHGSLFVMSISDGSLLGVHAAPDCDMSIVAYHMALFVGRAGHVLTPELRSELRQSLESTDR; this is translated from the coding sequence TTGACCGCGCCGATCACATACGGGCTGAGCACCGAAGCCCGTAATCTGCACTGGCTGTTGAGCAATCTGGTGGAGGAGGTGCCCGGCCTCGTCTCGGTCGCCGTCGTGTCCTCGGACGGCCTGCTCCTGCTGTCCTCGGACCCCGACCACATGCTGGTGGACACCGCGCCCCGCCTGGTCGGCCCCAAGGGTTCCACGGCGGACCTCGCCACCATCGTCTCCGGCCTCGGCTCCCTCACCGTGGGAGCGGCCAGCCTGATGGAGGGCGGCGGCGTCAAGCAGACGATGGTCGCCATGGAGCACGGCAGCCTGTTCGTGATGTCGATCAGCGACGGCTCGCTGCTGGGCGTGCACGCCGCCCCCGACTGCGACATGAGCATCGTCGCGTACCACATGGCGCTCTTCGTGGGCCGCGCCGGACACGTCCTGACGCCCGAACTCCGCAGCGAGCTGCGCCAGTCGCTGGAGAGCACCGACCGATGA